One Brassica napus cultivar Da-Ae unplaced genomic scaffold, Da-Ae ScsIHWf_1812;HRSCAF=2448, whole genome shotgun sequence genomic region harbors:
- the LOC125598967 gene encoding photosystem I P700 chlorophyll a apoprotein A1-like → MYRTNWGIGHGLKDILEAHKGPFTGQGHKGLYEILTTSWHAQLSLNLAMLGSLTIVVAHHMYSMPPYPYLATDYATQLSLFTHHMWIGGFLIVGAAAHAAIFMVRDYDPTNRYNDLLDRVLRHRDAIISHLNWVCIFLGFHSFGLYIHNDTMSALGRPQDMFSDTAIQLQPVFAQWIQNTHALAPGVTAPGETASTSLTWGGGELVAVGGKVALLPIPLGTADFLVHHIHAFTIHVTVLILLKGVLFARSSRLIPDKANLGFRFPCDGPGRGGTCQVSAWDHVFLGLFWMYNSISVVIFHFSWKMQSDVWGSISDQGVVTHITGGNFAQSSITINGWLRDFLWAQASQVIQSYGSSLSAYGLFFLGAHFVWAFSLMFLFSGRGYWQELIESIVWAHNKLKVAPATQPRALSIVQGAQDPTTRRIWFGIATAHDFESHDDITEERLYQNIFASHFGQLAIIFLWTSGNLFHVAWQGNFETWIQDPLHVRPIAHAIWDPHFGQPAVEAFTRGGALGPVNIAYSGVYQWWYTIGLRTNEDLYTGALFLLFLSALSLIGGWLHLQPKWKPRVSWFKNAESRLNHHLSGLFGVSSLAWTGHLVHVAIPASRGNMFDGIIS, encoded by the coding sequence ATGTATAGGACCAACTGGGGTATTGGTCATGGTCTAAAAGATATTTTAGAGGCTCATAAAGGTCCATTTACAGGCCAAGGCCATAAAGGTCTATATGAAATTCTAACAACATCATGGCATGCTCAATTATCTCTTAACCTGGCTATGTTAGGCTCTTTAACTATTGTTGTAGCTCACCATATGTATTCCATGCCCCCTTATCCATATCTAGCTACTGACTATGCTACACAACTATCATTGTTCACACATCACATGTGGATTGGTGGATTTCTCATAGTTGGTGCTGCTGCGCATGCAGCCATTTTTATGGTAAGAGACTATGATCCAACTAATCGATACAACGATTTATTAGATCGTGTCCTGAGGCATCGCGATGCAATCATATCACACCTCAACTGGGTATGTATATTTCTAGGCTTCCACAGTTTTGGTTTGTATATTCATAATGATACCATGAGTGCTTTAGGGCGTCCACAAGATATGTTTTCAGATACTGCTATACAATTACAACCAGTCTTTGCTCAATGGATACAAAATACCCATGCTTTAGCACCTGGTGTAACAGCCCCTGGTGAAACAGCGAGCACCAGTTTGACTTGGGGGGGCGGTGAGTTAGTAGCAGTGGGTGGCAAAGTAGCTTTGCTACCTATTCCATTAGGAACGGCCGACTTTTTGGTACATCATATTCATGCATTTACAATTCATGTGACGGTATTGATACTGTTGAAAGGTGTTTTATTTGCTCGTAGCTCGCGGTTAATACCAGATAAAGCAAATCTTGGTTTTCGTTTCCCTTGTGATGGGCCTGGAAGAGGAGGAACGTGTCAAGTATCTGCTTGGGATCATGTCTTCTTAGGACTATTCTGGATGTACAATTCTATTTCGGTAGTAATATTCCATTTCAGTTGGAAAATGCAGTCAGATGTTTGGGGTAGTATAAGCGATCAAGGGGTGGTAACTCATATTACCGGAGGAAACTTTGCACAGAGTTCCATTACTATTAATGGGTGGCTCCGCGATTTCTTATGGGCACAAGCATCTCAGGTAATTCAATCTTATGGTTCTTCGTTATCTGCATATGGTCTTTTTTTCCTAGGTGCTCATTTTGTATGGGCTTTCAGTTTAATGTTTCTATTCAGCGGGCGTGGTTATTGGCAAGAACTTATTGAATCCATTGTTTGGGctcataataaattaaaagttgCTCCTGCTACTCAGCCTAGAGCCTTGAGCATTGTACAAGGAGCTCAGGACCCCACTACTCGTCGTATTTGGTTTGGTATTGCTACCGCACATGACTTCGAGAGTCATGATGATATTACTGAAGAACGTCTTTATCAGAATATTTTTGCTTCTCATTTCGGGCAATTAGCAATAATTTTTCTGTGGACTTCCGGAAATTTGTTTCATGTAGCTTGGCAAGGAAATTTTGAGACATGGATACAAGACCCTTTACATGTAAGACCgattgctcatgctatttgggATCCTCATTTTGGTCAACCGGCTGTGGAAGCATTTACTCGAGGAGGTGCTCTTGGCCCGGTGAATATAGCTTATTCTGGTGTTTATCAGTGGTGGTATACAATCGGTTTACGTACTAATGAAGATCTTTATACTGGAGctctttttctattatttctttcTGCCCTATCCTTAATAGGGGGTTGGTTACACCTACAACCAAAATGGAAACCAAGAGTTTCATGGTTCAAAAATGCTGAATCTCGTCTGAATCATCATTTGTCAGGACTATTCGGGGTAAGCTCCTTGGCTTGGACAGGTCATTTAGTACATGTCGCTATTCCTGCATCCAGGGGGAATATGTTCGATGGAATAATTTCTTAA